One window of Populus nigra chromosome 5, ddPopNigr1.1, whole genome shotgun sequence genomic DNA carries:
- the LOC133693134 gene encoding serine/arginine-rich splicing factor SC35-like has product MSHFGRSGPPDIRDTFSLLVLNITFRTTADDLFPLFDKYGKVVDVFIPRDRRTGESRGFAFVRYKYAEEARKAVDRLDGRVVDGREIMVQFAKYGPNAERIRSGRIVESSSKIKGRSRSRSPRPRYRDGYKDKDRDYRRRSRSISRDRYDRDGYRGRDRDYHPRSVSHSPDHRKESGRGHDEKRHRRSQSYGSPNSPSSPSPHRAHPRDGSPNGRNDNKRSPNGSPISPRSPSPYRAHPRDGSPNGFNDNKRSPNGSPNSPRSPSPHRAHPRDGSPNGRNDNKRSPTSKSVSPCNESVDS; this is encoded by the exons ATGTCACATTTCGGCCGATCTGGTCCTCCAGATATCAGAGACACCTTTTCTCTCCTCGTTCTCAACATCACTTTCC GAACCACTGCCGACGATCTTTTCCCTCTCTTTGACAAGTACGGCAAGGTAGTCGATGTATTCATACCCCGCGATCGGAG GACTGGAGAATCGAGAGGCTTTGCGTTTGTGAGGTATAAATACGCTGAAGAGGCGCGGAAGGCAGTTGATAGGCTTGATG ggaGAGTTGTGGATGGGAGAGAGATTATGGTGCAATTCGCCAAGTATGGGCCCAACGCTGAGCGAAT TCGGAGTGGGAGGATAGTGGAATCATCTTCAAAGATTAAAGGTAGGTCCAGAAGCCGCAGCCCTCGTCCAAG GTATCGAGATGGCTACAAGGACAAGGACAGGGATTACAGAAGGAGAAGTCGCAGTATAAGCAGGGATCGTTATGACCGTGATGGGTATCGAGGTAGGGATAGAGATTATCATCCCCGAAGCGTGAGCCACAGCCCAGATCATCGCAAAGAATCTGGTAGAGGACATGATGAGAAACGACACCGTCGGAGCCAGTCTTATGGAAG CCCTAATTCTCCAAGCAGCCCTTCTCCACACAGGGCACATCCTAGGGATGGAAGTCCTAATGGACGTAATGATAACAAACGATCACCTAATGGAAG CCCTATTTCTCCAAGGAGCCCTTCTCCATACAGGGCACATCCTAGGGATGGAAGTCCTAATGGATTTAATGATAACAAACGCTCACCTAATGGAAG CCCTAATTCTCCAAGGAGCCCTTCTCCACACAGGGCACATCCTAGGGATGGAAGTCCTAATGGACGCAATGATAACAAACGCTCACCTACTTCAAAGAGTGTCTCACCTTGCAATGAATCAGTTGATTCTTGA